One window from the genome of Cyclobacterium amurskyense encodes:
- a CDS encoding sugar transferase, protein MNKENKKIALISKDPKVIDAIEKAVGDTFEINAFTNGIIFYNQLSTSSDELCMILSDSSLLDVHGVALKNTIEKLGFGHLPFFMVVDKATPTDIINAISSGVTDFILKPINGKQLKTRLDFQMKHPSPKKKNLEYTALKESKTPFIKRLFDIVVCSFILLALLPLFLIVAILIKLESRGPVFYYSYRVGTGYNIFKFYKFRSMDPDADAKLQQLKHLNQYNDPEEEEEEKQSEVVNEVKELCEFCEQAGGGCLQPLYDDNKMVCEKILMAKKDSNKDAAFIKIKDDPRVTRIGKFIRNTSIDELPQLWNVLRGDMSLVGNRPLPLYEAEKITTDKYSLRFLGPAGITGLWQVEKRGRGAMSEEERLSLDNDYVKNFSIWFDIKILLRTIPALFQSENV, encoded by the coding sequence ATGAATAAAGAAAACAAAAAAATCGCATTGATTTCTAAAGACCCTAAAGTCATTGATGCTATTGAAAAGGCTGTAGGAGACACATTTGAGATTAATGCTTTTACAAACGGAATTATTTTTTACAATCAACTTTCTACTTCATCTGATGAGTTATGCATGATTCTTAGTGACTCGTCCTTACTAGATGTGCATGGAGTTGCCTTAAAGAATACCATTGAGAAATTAGGATTTGGGCATCTTCCATTTTTTATGGTTGTAGATAAAGCTACTCCAACAGATATTATTAATGCGATTTCTTCTGGGGTCACTGATTTTATCCTTAAACCGATCAATGGGAAACAATTAAAAACGAGACTGGACTTCCAAATGAAGCATCCATCTCCAAAAAAGAAAAACCTTGAATACACTGCCTTAAAAGAATCTAAAACCCCGTTTATTAAAAGGTTATTTGATATAGTGGTGTGTAGTTTTATCCTTTTGGCTTTGCTTCCACTATTCTTGATTGTAGCAATATTAATTAAATTAGAGTCAAGAGGACCTGTCTTTTATTATTCCTACAGGGTAGGAACGGGATACAATATTTTTAAATTTTATAAATTCAGGTCCATGGATCCTGATGCCGATGCCAAATTGCAACAATTGAAGCATTTGAATCAATACAATGATCCTGAAGAAGAGGAAGAAGAAAAACAATCTGAAGTAGTCAATGAAGTTAAAGAACTCTGCGAATTTTGTGAACAAGCAGGGGGAGGGTGTCTACAGCCATTATACGACGATAATAAAATGGTTTGTGAGAAAATCCTTATGGCTAAAAAAGACAGTAATAAGGATGCCGCTTTTATTAAGATCAAAGACGACCCCAGAGTAACTCGTATAGGTAAGTTTATTAGAAATACCAGTATTGATGAACTGCCTCAGCTTTGGAACGTACTTAGAGGAGATATGTCACTTGTGGGCAATCGACCTTTACCACTCTATGAGGCAGAGAAAATCACTACTGATAAATACTCCCTTAGATTTCTTGGTCCAGCTGGGATAACCGGTCTATGGCAAGTAGAAAAACGAGGAAGAGGAGCAATGTCTGAAGAAGAACGATTAAGCCTTGACAATGACTATGTCAAAAATTTCAGCATTTGGTTTGATATCAAAATTCTTCTAAGAACTATCCCCGCTTTGTTTCAAAGTGAAAATGTTTAG
- a CDS encoding response regulator transcription factor: protein MKNKYKIFGIDDEPSVLLIIQHYFKSKFDVKVFNKPADALANMQDGDLPDIIICDLNMPEISGAEFVGLVRSSGFFSSIPLIVLSATDSSEKKIDILNLGADDFMVKPFNPKELEARINSILRRTGKFAIESINE, encoded by the coding sequence ATGAAAAACAAGTATAAAATTTTTGGTATAGATGATGAGCCTTCAGTTTTACTGATTATACAACATTACTTTAAAAGTAAATTTGATGTTAAGGTGTTTAATAAGCCTGCAGATGCTCTGGCGAATATGCAAGATGGAGATTTGCCTGATATAATTATATGCGATTTGAATATGCCTGAAATTAGCGGGGCCGAATTTGTAGGTCTAGTGCGGTCAAGTGGATTTTTCTCATCTATTCCTTTAATCGTTCTCTCGGCTACAGACTCTTCTGAAAAGAAAATTGATATTTTGAACTTGGGGGCAGATGATTTTATGGTTAAACCTTTTAACCCCAAAGAACTTGAAGCCCGAATTAATTCAATTTTAAGAAGAACTGGGAAATTTGCAATCGAATCTATAAATGAATAA